One window of Fusarium keratoplasticum isolate Fu6.1 chromosome 2, whole genome shotgun sequence genomic DNA carries:
- a CDS encoding NAD(P)-bd-dom domain-containing protein, whose product MAKTVAFLGASTGVGLSALKHTLAAGHQAVALCRTPSKLSVILPAESNPNLRIVEGNAHDIDAVCQILKKEDGGLVDEIVSTIGGKPVLSKLSIDDPNVCRKGMAVLLDALAQLRSQGATGRPLVVVFSTTGMSRFGRDIPILMIPLYHVLLKVPHEDKRIMEDKLAESGEDFVIVRASLLVDGETEKAIRVGIEDPKTGRESDAIGYTISREDSGKWIAENLLLKREVKYLGKIATITN is encoded by the coding sequence atggccaagactgTCGCATTCCTTGGCGCAAGCACTGGCGTGGGCCTGTCAGCGCTGAAGCACACGCTCGCTGCGGGCCACCAAGCCGTCGCTCTTTGCCGAACGCCCTCCAAACTCTCGGTCATCCTCCCCGCAGAGTCAAATCCCAACCTGCGAATCGTTGAGGGAAACGCTCACGACATTGATGCCGTCTGCCAGattctcaagaaggaggatggcggTCTAGTTGATGAGATTGTCTCCACCATTGGCGGCAAGCCGGTGTTGAGCAAGTTGTCCATTGACGATCCGAATGTTTGTCGTAAGGGCATGGCTGTGTTACTCGACGCTCTGGCTCAGCTGCGATCGCAAGGTGCTACAGGAAGACCCTTGGTCGTGGTCTTCAGCACCACAGGCATGTCGCGTTTCGGTCGCGACATTCCCATCCTAATGATCCCGCTATACCACGTCCTCCTCAAGGTTCCTCACGAAGACAAGAGGATCATGGAAGATAAGCTGGCTGAAAGTGGCGAGGACTTTGTCATTGTACGGGCGAGTTTGTTAGTCGACGGCGAAACGGAGAAAGCTATCCGTGTCGGCATTGAGGACCCAAAGACGGGACGCGAGTCTGACGCGATCGGCTACACCATCTCCAGGGAGGATTCCGGGAAGTGGATTGCAGAGAatttgttgttgaagagggaaGTCAAGTATCTGGGCAAAATTGCAACCATTACAAACTGA
- a CDS encoding Zn(2)-C6 fungal-type domain-containing protein, with product MSSVPPPNHFASASASVAEKNASSAVPAGTAKLRSCVVCRSRKVRCDKLSPCSNCRRAGIPCVIPSNDRPPRWARRLERIAHGSVQEGAHDAEPAGEQVMERLRNLEDLVKELRGQLEQASAGASPAGSGSAQGNSPSEGRRDASSPSTSTTSDVQKYFGRMVLQDGSRARYVASGFWSRISDELDGLKMDTRGLPSDGDESSDDDLPSTAPSTRELERAPSERHAFLFRHNLTGTAPEVADLRPLPSQIPFLLDIFSENVNIVARIVHMPTIRKMIRETRSSGTSLSPANEALMFSIYYAAVTSMEEDDVMTNFGSTKAELNLKYRLGLEHALAKADFLNDPNIVLVQAFAIFLLLVRRHDSPRYVWMMTGLLIRMAQALGLHRDGSRFPHLTPFEVEQRRRLWWMICVIDVRASEDQGTEFTISRDSFDTKMPLNINDEDLDPDTKGMPPARETLTDMSFVLAMLELSDVSKQIMASTINGVGLGPDEQTRLLDEVCDKVEHGYFQFSVERGDILHWVGLTCLRLMRSKLILLIYLPTLFASPDERFSEEVRDKLLVAAIEVAEYNHALNSEQKCRQWRWVYQTYTHWYAIVYLMVEICRRKWSPVIERAWVDLHSSWLIPSQHNMSKHSRVWVPLRKLMAKARGQREMELAEIRANGIPIELLEQRDSQVPAPASSGPFSTGNGEEPFLEYWRKLVIGSVDPSRQPPVPLADGSGFEAPSSTQGIDALHDNPPLSNHDIWQSSNTDAASAGGQPGHPIGLVGLHPSSNMEFQSEIGGQSTGDVDSPWMWTTTDGNSASFADMDVAMEVDDVNWNSWLQSAVGMELNLNQMEPA from the exons ATGTCATCGGTACCACCGCCAAACCATTTCGCGTCCGCCTCGGCTTCGGTGGCCGAGAAAAACGCGAGCTCGGCCGTCCCCGCGGGGACCGCCAAGCTCCGTAGCTGCGTCGTCTGCCGCAGTCGAAAAGTTCGCTGCGACAAGTTATCGCCTTGCTCAAACTGTCGTCGGGCCGGTATTCCCTGCGTCATTCCGTCGAATGACCGTCCGCCGAGATGGGCGCGCCGGCTAGAGCGCATTGCTCACGGGTCGGTACAGGAGGGTGCCCATGATGCGGAACCGGCGGGTGAGCAGGTTATGGAGCGGTTGAGAAACTTGGAGGATTTGGTTAAGGAGCTTAGAGGGCAGCTTGAGCAGGCGAGCGCTGGGGCGAGTCCGGCTGGGAGTGGCTCTGCTCAAGGTAATTCTCCGTCTGAGGGTAGGCGAGATGCATCGAGTCCTTCGACGTCGACCACCTCGGACGTGCAAAAGTACTTTGGTAGGATGGTTTTGCAAGATGGAAGTCGAGCGAGATATGTTGCCAGTGGCTTCTGGTCTCGAATTAGTGACGAG CTCGACggcttgaagatggacaCTCGAGGACTGCCCAGCGACGGAGACGAGTCTTCGGACGATGACCTTCCCTCAACTGCCCCTTCCACACGAGAACTGGAGAGAGCACCTTCAGAAAGACACGCATTCTTATTCCGACACAACCTCACAGGTACTGCCCCGGAGGTTGCAGATCTGCGTCCGCTTCCATCCCAGATACCTTTTTTGCTCGACATATTCTCCGAGAATGTCAACATTGTCGCACGCATCGTTCACATGCCCACCATCAGGAAAATGATTCGCGAGACCCGCAGTTCTGGTACAAGCCTCTCACCCGCCAACGAAGCCCTGATGTTTTCTATATACTACGCCGCCGTGACATCCatggaagaagacgatgtcATGACCAACTTTGGCTCGACAAAAGCAGAGCTCAACTTGAAATACCGACTGGGTCTGGAACATGCTCTGGCCAAGGCGGATTTTCTGAATGACCCAAACATTGTGCTCGTTCAAGCCTTTGCTATTTTTCTCCTGCTTGTGCGTCGCCACGATAGCCCGAGATATGTATGGATGATGACGGGGCTCTTGATCCGGATGGCTCAAGCTCTTGGTCTCCATCGAGACGGATCGAGGTTCCCACATCTGACACCCTTTGAAGTGGAACAGCGACGAAGACTGTGGTGGATGATTTGCGTTATTGACGTTCGAGCGTCCGAAGATCAAGGAACAGAGTTTACGATATCCAGGGATAGTTTCGATACCAAGATGcccctcaacatcaacgacgaGGACCTTGACCCCGATACCAAGGGGATGCCCCCTGCGCGGGAGACCCTCACCGACATGTCATTCGTCCTCGCCATGCTGGAGTTATCCGACGTCTCAAAACAGATCATGGCCTCGACCATCAATGGAGTTGGTCTAGGTCCCGACGAGCAGACCCGCCTGCTGGATGAAGTCTGTGACAAGGTTGAGCACGGCTACTTCCAATTCTCGGTTGAACGGGGTGACATTTTACACTGGGTAGGCCTTACGTGCCTGCGCTTGATGCGCTCCAAGTTGATCCTCCTCATATACCTCCCCACTCTTTTTGCGTCGCCAGATGAGCGCTTCTCTGAAGAGGTTCGAGATAAACTTCTTGTTGCGGCGATAGAAGTTGCCGAGTACAACCACGCCTTGAACTCTGAACAAAAGTGTCGTCAATGGCGGTGGGTTTACCAGACATATACACACTGGTATGCTATCGTCTATCTCATGGTAGAGATATGCCGCCGGAAGTGGTCACCGGTTATTGAAAGAGCCTGGGTCGATTTGCACAGCAGCTGGCTGATTCCATCGCAACACAATATGTCCAAGCACTCGAGAGTTTGGGTGCCGCTGAGGAAGTTGATGGCAAAGGCGAGGGGGCAGCGAGAGATGGAGCTCGCTGAGATACGAGCTAATGGGATACCTATCGAGTTGCTTGAACAACGCGATTCTCAAGTTCCCGCGCCTGCGAGCTCAGGGCCGTTTTCTACTGGCAATGGGGAAGAGCCTTTCCTTGAGTACTGGAGAAAACTGGTCATTGGCTCTGTGGACCCCAGCCGGCAACCCCCGGTTCCTTTGGCCGACGGGAGTGGTTTTGAGGCACCAAGCTCCACGCAGGGTATCGATGCTCTGCACGACAACCCTCCACTCTCCAACCACGATATATGGCAAAGCTCAAACACAGACGCTGCATCTGCAGGAGGGCAGCCGGGACATCCGATAGGACTTGTTGGTTTACATCCCAGTTCGAACATGGAGTTTCAGAGCGAGATCGGAGGACAGTCAACGGGTGATGTGGATTCGCCCTGGATGTGGACGACTACTGATGGTAATTCTGCTTCTTTTGCGGATATGGATGTCGCCATGGAGGTTGACGACGTTAACTGGAATTCGTGGTTACAGTCTGCTGTTGGCATGGAGTTGAACTTGAACCAGATGGAGCCTGCGTGA